A section of the Meles meles chromosome 8, mMelMel3.1 paternal haplotype, whole genome shotgun sequence genome encodes:
- the TRPM5 gene encoding transient receptor potential cation channel subfamily M member 5 isoform X1 — protein MQEAGGSCPGGPRMAASGSGPGLCRGEIEFGGSGKKRGKFVKVPSDVAPSELFNLLLAEWHLPAPNLVVSLVGEERPFTMKSWLRDVLRKGLVKAAQSTGAWILTSALRAGLARYVGQAVRDHSLASTSTRARVVAIGLASLGRVLHRQLLDNAQEHSPVHYPADEGSGQGPLCSLDHNQAHFILVEPGPSGKGDGLTELRLKLEKHISEQRTGYGGTGSIEIPVLCLLVNGDPSTLERISRAVEHAAPWLVLAGSGGIADVLAALMNQPHLLVPQVAEKQLKEKFPGEHFCWEDIVHWTELLQNITSHPHLLTVHDFEQEGTEELDTVILKALVKACKSHSQEARAYLDELKLAVAWDRVDIARSEIFNGDVEWKSCDLEEVMMDALVSDKPEFVRLFVDNGADVGDFLTYGRLQQLYRSTPPKSLLFDLLQRKHEEGRLTLAGLGAPQAREPPTGLPAFSLHEVSRLLKDFLHDACRGLYQEVSGPVAGRAGRGPQEADRPVLQERGPARRPEGRKWPLDLNRRSENPWRDLFLWAVLQNRHEMATYFWAMGQEGVATALAACKILREMSHLETGAGVRRPVREAKYEQLALGLFSECYGNSEDRAFALLVRRNRGWSRATCLHLATEADTKAFFAHDGVQAFLTKIWWGDMASGTPILRLLCAFLCPALIYTNFITFSEEAPLRTGPEGLQELDSLDSEKSLLCSPGSGPEESAETPRAQGDPGPRAAFLLTRWRMFWGAPVTVFLGNVVMYFAFLFLFAYVLLVDFRPPPQGPSGPEVTLYFWVFTLVLEEIRQGFFTDEDTHLVKKFALYVEDNWNKCDMVAIFLFIVGVTCRMVPSMFEAGRTVLAVDFMVFTLRLIHIFAVHKQLGPKIIIVERMMKDVFFFLFFLSVWLVAYGVTTQALLHPHDGRLEWVFRRVLYRPYLQIFGQIPLDEIDEARVNCSLHPLLEEGSPSCPNLYANWLVILLLVTFLLVTNVLLMNLLIAMFSYTFQVVQGNADTFWKFQRYHLIVEYHQRPALAPPFIVLSHLSLLLKRLLRKGAEQKRVHLGRDLPEPLDQKMVTWEAVQKENYLGKLEKQRKGSKDELLRKTAHRVDSVAQHLVGLREQERCIKRLESQVDYCTVLLSSMAQSGATWTDSQTSKGGRQQACADRRGAADSSECPEAGPRLSDT, from the exons ATGCAGGAGGCCGGGGGCAGCTGTCCCGGGGGCCCCAGGATGGCTGCGTCGGGCTCAGGGCCTGGCCTGTGCCGGGGCGAGATCGAATTTGGAGGGTCTGGGAAGAAGCGAGGCAAG TTCGTGAAGGTGCCCAGCGACGTGGCCCCCTCCGAGCTCTTCAACCTCCTGCTGGCCGAGTGGCACCTGCCCGCCCCCAACCTCGTGGTGTCCCTGGTGGGCGAGGAGCGTCCGTTCACCATGAAGTCCTGGCTGCGGGACGTCCTGCGCAAGGGGCTGGTGAAGGCGGCCCAGAGCACAG GGGCCTGGATCCTGACCAGCGCGCTGCGTGCGGGCCTCGCCCGGTACGTCGGACAGGCCGTGCGTGACCACTCGCTGGCCAGCACGTCCACCCGGGCCCGCGTGGTGGCCATTGGCCTGGCCTCGCTGGGCCGCGTCCTGCATCGTCAGCTTCTGGACAACGCCCAG GAGCACAGCCCTGTCCACTACCCCGCGGACGAGGGCAGCGGCCAGGGCCCGCTCTGCTCCCTGGACCACAACCAGGCGCACTTCATCCTGGTGGAGCCTGGGCCCTCCGGGAAGGGGGACGGGCTGACGGAGCTGAGGTTGAAGCTGGAGAAGCACATTTCGGAGCAGAGGACCGGCTATGGGG GCACTGGCAGCATCGAGATCCCCGTCCTCTGTCTGCTGGTCAACGGCGACCCCAGCACCCTGGAG AGGATCTCCAGGGCCGTGGAGCATGCTGCCCCGTGGCTGGTCCTGGCCGGCTCGGGAGGCATCGCGGACGTGCTGGCCGCCTTGATGAACCAGCCCCACCTGCTGGTGCCCCAGGTGGCCGAGAAACAATTGAAAGAGAAGTTTCCGGGCGAACATTTCTGCTGGGAGGACATCGTACACTGGACCGAGCTG CTGCAGAACATCACCTCGCACCCACACCTGCTCACCGTGCACGACTTCGAGCAGGAGGGCACCGAGGAGCTGGACACTGTCATCCTTAAGGCGCTGGTGAAAG CCTGCAAGAGCCACAGCCAGGAGGCGCGGGCCTACCTGGACGAGCTCAAGCTGGCCGTGGCCTGGGACCGCGTGGACATCGCCAGGAGCGAGATCTTCAACGGGGACGTGGAGTGGAAG TCCTGTGACCTGGAGGAAGTGATGATGGACGCGCTGGTGAGTGACAAGCCCGAGTTCGTGCGTCTCTTCGTGGACAACGGCGCCGACGTGGGGGACTTCCTGACGTACGGGCGGCTGCAGCAGCTGTACCGCTCCACGCCCCCCAAGAGCCTGCTGTTCGACCTGCTGCAGCGCAAGCACGAGGAGGGCCGGCTGACCCTGGCCGGCCTGGGCGCCCCGCAGGCCCGCGAGCCGCCCACGGGCCTGCCCGCCTTCTCCCTGCACGAGGTCTCCCGCCTGCTCAAGGACTTCCTGCATGACGCCTGCCGCGGGCTCTACCAGGAGGTGAGCGGGCCGGTGGCCGGGAGGGCCGGGAGGGGTCCCCAGGAGGCTGACCGGCCTGTCCTCCAGGAGCGGGGACCGGCCAGGCGGCCTGAGGGCCGGAAGTGGCCGCTGGATCTGAACCGGAGGAGCGAGAACCCCTGGCGGGACCTGTTCCTCTGGGCCGTGCTGCAGAACCGCCACGAGATGGCCACTTACTTCTGGGCCATG GGCCAGGAGGGGGTGGCCACCGCTTTGGCCGCCTGCAAGATCCTCAGAGAGATGTCGCACCTGGAGACGGGGGCGGGGGTGCGCCGCCCGGTGAGGGAGGCCAAGTACGAGCAGCTGGCCCTGG GCCTCTTCTCCGAGTGTTACGGCAACAGCGAGGACCGCGCGTTCGCCCTGCTGGTGCGCAGAAACCGCGGCTGGAGCAGGGCCACCTGTCTGCACCTGGCCACCGAGGCCGACACCAAGGCCTTCTTCGCCCATGACGGGGTACAG GCTTTCCTGACCAAGATCTGGTGGGGGGACATGGCGTCGGGCACGCCCATCCTGCGGCTGCTGTGTGCCTTCCTCTGCCCAGCCCTCATCTACACCAACTTCATCACCTTCAG TGAGGAGGCCCCGCTGAGGACGGGCCCCGAGGGCCTGCAGGAGCTGGACAGCCTGGACTCGGAGAAGAGCCTGCTCTGCAGCCCGGGCAGCGG GCCAGAGGAGTCGGCCGAGACACCAAGGGCTCAGGGGGACCCGGGGCCCCGTGCTGCCTTCCTGCTCACGCGCTGGCGCATGTTTTGGGGCGCGCCCGTGACCGTGTTCCTGGGGAACGTGGTCATGTACTTTGCATTCCTCTTCCTGTTCGCCTACGTCCTGCTGGTCGACTTCAGGCCACCTCCTCAGGGGCCGTCAGGGCCTGAGGTCACCCTGTACTTCTGGGTCTTTACATTGGTGCTGGAAGAGATCCGGCAG GGATTCTTCACGGACGAGGACACGCATCTGGTGAAAAAGTTTGCGCTCTACGTGGAGGATAACTGGAACAAGTGTGACATGGTGGCCATCTTCCTCTTCATTGTTGGGGTCACCTGCAG GATGGTGCCCTCGATGTTCGAGGCGGGCCGCACGGTCCTGGCCGTCGACTTCATGGTGTTCACGCTCCGACTCATCCACATCTTTGCCGTGCACAAGCAGCTGGGCCCCAAGATCATCATCGTGGAGCGCATG ATGAAGGAcgtctttttcttcctcttcttcctgagcGTGTGGCTCGTGGCCTACGGCGTGACCACGCAGGCGCTGCTGCACCCCCACGACGGGCGCCTGGAGTGGGTCTTCCGCCGCGTGCTGTACCGGCCCTACCTGCAGATCTTCGGGCAAATCCCGCTGGACGAGATCGATG AAGCCCGCGTGAACTGCTCGCTGCACCCCCTGCTGGAGGAGggctccccctcctgccccaaccTCTACGCCAACTGGCTGGTCATCCTCCTGCTGGTCACCTTCCTGCTGGTCACCAACGTGCTGCTCATGAACCTGCTGATCGCCATGTTCAG CTACACCTTCCAGGTGGTGCAGGGCAACGCGGACACGTTCTGGAAGTTCCAGCGCTACCACCTCATCGTGGAGTACCACCAGCGCCCCGCCCTGGCGCCGCCCTTCATCGTCCTCAGCCACCTGAGCCTGCTGCTCAAGAGGCTGCTCCGGAAAGGGGCCGAGCAGAAGCGGGTGCACCTGG GGAGAGACCTGCCGGAGCCCCTGGACCAGAAGATGGTCACGTGGGAGGCGGTGCAGAAGGAGAACTACCTGGGCAAGCTGGAGAAACAGAGGAAGGGCAGCAAGGACGAGTTGCTGCGGAAAACCGCCCACAG GGTGGACTCTGTTGCCCAGCACCTCGTGGGGCTGAGAGAGCAAGAAAGGTGCATCAAGCGCTTGGAGTCCCAG GTCGACTACTGCACGGTGCTCCTGTCCTCTATGGCCCAGAGCGGCGCCACCTGGA CAGACTCCCAGACCTCTAAAGGTGGACGCCAGCAAGCCTGTGCTGACCGCCGAGGGGCCGCAGACAGCAGCGAGTGCCCAGAGGCTGGCCCGCGGCTCTCGGACACCTGA
- the TRPM5 gene encoding transient receptor potential cation channel subfamily M member 5 isoform X6 yields the protein MQEAGGSCPGGPRMAASGSGPGLCRGEIEFGGSGKKRGKFVKVPSDVAPSELFNLLLAEWHLPAPNLVVSLVGEERPFTMKSWLRDVLRKGLVKAAQSTGAWILTSALRAGLARYVGQAVRDHSLASTSTRARVVAIGLASLGRVLHRQLLDNAQEHSPVHYPADEGSGQGPLCSLDHNQAHFILVEPGPSGKGDGLTELRLKLEKHISEQRTGYGGTGSIEIPVLCLLVNGDPSTLERISRAVEHAAPWLVLAGSGGIADVLAALMNQPHLLVPQVAEKQLKEKFPGEHFCWEDIVHWTELLQNITSHPHLLTVHDFEQEGTEELDTVILKALVKACKSHSQEARAYLDELKLAVAWDRVDIARSEIFNGDVEWKSCDLEEVMMDALSLLFDLLQRKHEEGRLTLAGLGAPQAREPPTGLPAFSLHEVSRLLKDFLHDACRGLYQEERGPARRPEGRKWPLDLNRRSENPWRDLFLWAVLQNRHEMATYFWAMGQEGVATALAACKILREMSHLETGAGVRRPVREAKYEQLALGLFSECYGNSEDRAFALLVRRNRGWSRATCLHLATEADTKAFFAHDGVQAFLTKIWWGDMASGTPILRLLCAFLCPALIYTNFITFSEEAPLRTGPEGLQELDSLDSEKSLLCSPGSGPEESAETPRAQGDPGPRAAFLLTRWRMFWGAPVTVFLGNVVMYFAFLFLFAYVLLVDFRPPPQGPSGPEVTLYFWVFTLVLEEIRQGFFTDEDTHLVKKFALYVEDNWNKCDMVAIFLFIVGVTCRMVPSMFEAGRTVLAVDFMVFTLRLIHIFAVHKQLGPKIIIVERMMKDVFFFLFFLSVWLVAYGVTTQALLHPHDGRLEWVFRRVLYRPYLQIFGQIPLDEIDEARVNCSLHPLLEEGSPSCPNLYANWLVILLLVTFLLVTNVLLMNLLIAMFSYTFQVVQGNADTFWKFQRYHLIVEYHQRPALAPPFIVLSHLSLLLKRLLRKGAEQKRVHLGRDLPEPLDQKMVTWEAVQKENYLGKLEKQRKGSKDELLRKTAHRVDSVAQHLVGLREQERCIKRLESQVDYCTVLLSSMAQSGATWTDSQTSKGGRQQACADRRGAADSSECPEAGPRLSDT from the exons ATGCAGGAGGCCGGGGGCAGCTGTCCCGGGGGCCCCAGGATGGCTGCGTCGGGCTCAGGGCCTGGCCTGTGCCGGGGCGAGATCGAATTTGGAGGGTCTGGGAAGAAGCGAGGCAAG TTCGTGAAGGTGCCCAGCGACGTGGCCCCCTCCGAGCTCTTCAACCTCCTGCTGGCCGAGTGGCACCTGCCCGCCCCCAACCTCGTGGTGTCCCTGGTGGGCGAGGAGCGTCCGTTCACCATGAAGTCCTGGCTGCGGGACGTCCTGCGCAAGGGGCTGGTGAAGGCGGCCCAGAGCACAG GGGCCTGGATCCTGACCAGCGCGCTGCGTGCGGGCCTCGCCCGGTACGTCGGACAGGCCGTGCGTGACCACTCGCTGGCCAGCACGTCCACCCGGGCCCGCGTGGTGGCCATTGGCCTGGCCTCGCTGGGCCGCGTCCTGCATCGTCAGCTTCTGGACAACGCCCAG GAGCACAGCCCTGTCCACTACCCCGCGGACGAGGGCAGCGGCCAGGGCCCGCTCTGCTCCCTGGACCACAACCAGGCGCACTTCATCCTGGTGGAGCCTGGGCCCTCCGGGAAGGGGGACGGGCTGACGGAGCTGAGGTTGAAGCTGGAGAAGCACATTTCGGAGCAGAGGACCGGCTATGGGG GCACTGGCAGCATCGAGATCCCCGTCCTCTGTCTGCTGGTCAACGGCGACCCCAGCACCCTGGAG AGGATCTCCAGGGCCGTGGAGCATGCTGCCCCGTGGCTGGTCCTGGCCGGCTCGGGAGGCATCGCGGACGTGCTGGCCGCCTTGATGAACCAGCCCCACCTGCTGGTGCCCCAGGTGGCCGAGAAACAATTGAAAGAGAAGTTTCCGGGCGAACATTTCTGCTGGGAGGACATCGTACACTGGACCGAGCTG CTGCAGAACATCACCTCGCACCCACACCTGCTCACCGTGCACGACTTCGAGCAGGAGGGCACCGAGGAGCTGGACACTGTCATCCTTAAGGCGCTGGTGAAAG CCTGCAAGAGCCACAGCCAGGAGGCGCGGGCCTACCTGGACGAGCTCAAGCTGGCCGTGGCCTGGGACCGCGTGGACATCGCCAGGAGCGAGATCTTCAACGGGGACGTGGAGTGGAAG TCCTGTGACCTGGAGGAAGTGATGATGGACGCGCTG AGCCTGCTGTTCGACCTGCTGCAGCGCAAGCACGAGGAGGGCCGGCTGACCCTGGCCGGCCTGGGCGCCCCGCAGGCCCGCGAGCCGCCCACGGGCCTGCCCGCCTTCTCCCTGCACGAGGTCTCCCGCCTGCTCAAGGACTTCCTGCATGACGCCTGCCGCGGGCTCTACCAGGAG GAGCGGGGACCGGCCAGGCGGCCTGAGGGCCGGAAGTGGCCGCTGGATCTGAACCGGAGGAGCGAGAACCCCTGGCGGGACCTGTTCCTCTGGGCCGTGCTGCAGAACCGCCACGAGATGGCCACTTACTTCTGGGCCATG GGCCAGGAGGGGGTGGCCACCGCTTTGGCCGCCTGCAAGATCCTCAGAGAGATGTCGCACCTGGAGACGGGGGCGGGGGTGCGCCGCCCGGTGAGGGAGGCCAAGTACGAGCAGCTGGCCCTGG GCCTCTTCTCCGAGTGTTACGGCAACAGCGAGGACCGCGCGTTCGCCCTGCTGGTGCGCAGAAACCGCGGCTGGAGCAGGGCCACCTGTCTGCACCTGGCCACCGAGGCCGACACCAAGGCCTTCTTCGCCCATGACGGGGTACAG GCTTTCCTGACCAAGATCTGGTGGGGGGACATGGCGTCGGGCACGCCCATCCTGCGGCTGCTGTGTGCCTTCCTCTGCCCAGCCCTCATCTACACCAACTTCATCACCTTCAG TGAGGAGGCCCCGCTGAGGACGGGCCCCGAGGGCCTGCAGGAGCTGGACAGCCTGGACTCGGAGAAGAGCCTGCTCTGCAGCCCGGGCAGCGG GCCAGAGGAGTCGGCCGAGACACCAAGGGCTCAGGGGGACCCGGGGCCCCGTGCTGCCTTCCTGCTCACGCGCTGGCGCATGTTTTGGGGCGCGCCCGTGACCGTGTTCCTGGGGAACGTGGTCATGTACTTTGCATTCCTCTTCCTGTTCGCCTACGTCCTGCTGGTCGACTTCAGGCCACCTCCTCAGGGGCCGTCAGGGCCTGAGGTCACCCTGTACTTCTGGGTCTTTACATTGGTGCTGGAAGAGATCCGGCAG GGATTCTTCACGGACGAGGACACGCATCTGGTGAAAAAGTTTGCGCTCTACGTGGAGGATAACTGGAACAAGTGTGACATGGTGGCCATCTTCCTCTTCATTGTTGGGGTCACCTGCAG GATGGTGCCCTCGATGTTCGAGGCGGGCCGCACGGTCCTGGCCGTCGACTTCATGGTGTTCACGCTCCGACTCATCCACATCTTTGCCGTGCACAAGCAGCTGGGCCCCAAGATCATCATCGTGGAGCGCATG ATGAAGGAcgtctttttcttcctcttcttcctgagcGTGTGGCTCGTGGCCTACGGCGTGACCACGCAGGCGCTGCTGCACCCCCACGACGGGCGCCTGGAGTGGGTCTTCCGCCGCGTGCTGTACCGGCCCTACCTGCAGATCTTCGGGCAAATCCCGCTGGACGAGATCGATG AAGCCCGCGTGAACTGCTCGCTGCACCCCCTGCTGGAGGAGggctccccctcctgccccaaccTCTACGCCAACTGGCTGGTCATCCTCCTGCTGGTCACCTTCCTGCTGGTCACCAACGTGCTGCTCATGAACCTGCTGATCGCCATGTTCAG CTACACCTTCCAGGTGGTGCAGGGCAACGCGGACACGTTCTGGAAGTTCCAGCGCTACCACCTCATCGTGGAGTACCACCAGCGCCCCGCCCTGGCGCCGCCCTTCATCGTCCTCAGCCACCTGAGCCTGCTGCTCAAGAGGCTGCTCCGGAAAGGGGCCGAGCAGAAGCGGGTGCACCTGG GGAGAGACCTGCCGGAGCCCCTGGACCAGAAGATGGTCACGTGGGAGGCGGTGCAGAAGGAGAACTACCTGGGCAAGCTGGAGAAACAGAGGAAGGGCAGCAAGGACGAGTTGCTGCGGAAAACCGCCCACAG GGTGGACTCTGTTGCCCAGCACCTCGTGGGGCTGAGAGAGCAAGAAAGGTGCATCAAGCGCTTGGAGTCCCAG GTCGACTACTGCACGGTGCTCCTGTCCTCTATGGCCCAGAGCGGCGCCACCTGGA CAGACTCCCAGACCTCTAAAGGTGGACGCCAGCAAGCCTGTGCTGACCGCCGAGGGGCCGCAGACAGCAGCGAGTGCCCAGAGGCTGGCCCGCGGCTCTCGGACACCTGA
- the TRPM5 gene encoding transient receptor potential cation channel subfamily M member 5 isoform X4, translated as MQEAGGSCPGGPRMAASGSGPGLCRGEIEFGGSGKKRGKFVKVPSDVAPSELFNLLLAEWHLPAPNLVVSLVGEERPFTMKSWLRDVLRKGLVKAAQSTGAWILTSALRAGLARYVGQAVRDHSLASTSTRARVVAIGLASLGRVLHRQLLDNAQEHSPVHYPADEGSGQGPLCSLDHNQAHFILVEPGPSGKGDGLTELRLKLEKHISEQRTGYGGTGSIEIPVLCLLVNGDPSTLERISRAVEHAAPWLVLAGSGGIADVLAALMNQPHLLVPQVAEKQLKEKFPGEHFCWEDIVHWTELLQNITSHPHLLTVHDFEQEGTEELDTVILKALVKACKSHSQEARAYLDELKLAVAWDRVDIARSEIFNGDVEWKSCDLEEVMMDALVSDKPEFVRLFVDNGADVGDFLTYGRLQQLYRSTPPKSLLFDLLQRKHEEGRLTLAGLGAPQAREPPTGLPAFSLHEVSRLLKDFLHDACRGLYQEERGPARRPEGRKWPLDLNRRSENPWRDLFLWAVLQNRHEMATYFWAMGQEGVATALAACKILREMSHLETGAGVRRPVREAKYEQLALGLFSECYGNSEDRAFALLVRRNRGWSRATCLHLATEADTKAFFAHDGVQAFLTKIWWGDMASGTPILRLLCAFLCPALIYTNFITFSEEAPLRTGPEGLQELDSLDSEKSLLCSPGSGPEESAETPRAQGDPGPRAAFLLTRWRMFWGAPVTVFLGNVVMYFAFLFLFAYVLLVDFRPPPQGPSGPEVTLYFWVFTLVLEEIRQGFFTDEDTHLVKKFALYVEDNWNKCDMVAIFLFIVGVTCRMVPSMFEAGRTVLAVDFMVFTLRLIHIFAVHKQLGPKIIIVERMDVFFFLFFLSVWLVAYGVTTQALLHPHDGRLEWVFRRVLYRPYLQIFGQIPLDEIDEARVNCSLHPLLEEGSPSCPNLYANWLVILLLVTFLLVTNVLLMNLLIAMFSYTFQVVQGNADTFWKFQRYHLIVEYHQRPALAPPFIVLSHLSLLLKRLLRKGAEQKRVHLGRDLPEPLDQKMVTWEAVQKENYLGKLEKQRKGSKDELLRKTAHRVDSVAQHLVGLREQERCIKRLESQVDYCTVLLSSMAQSGATWTDSQTSKGGRQQACADRRGAADSSECPEAGPRLSDT; from the exons ATGCAGGAGGCCGGGGGCAGCTGTCCCGGGGGCCCCAGGATGGCTGCGTCGGGCTCAGGGCCTGGCCTGTGCCGGGGCGAGATCGAATTTGGAGGGTCTGGGAAGAAGCGAGGCAAG TTCGTGAAGGTGCCCAGCGACGTGGCCCCCTCCGAGCTCTTCAACCTCCTGCTGGCCGAGTGGCACCTGCCCGCCCCCAACCTCGTGGTGTCCCTGGTGGGCGAGGAGCGTCCGTTCACCATGAAGTCCTGGCTGCGGGACGTCCTGCGCAAGGGGCTGGTGAAGGCGGCCCAGAGCACAG GGGCCTGGATCCTGACCAGCGCGCTGCGTGCGGGCCTCGCCCGGTACGTCGGACAGGCCGTGCGTGACCACTCGCTGGCCAGCACGTCCACCCGGGCCCGCGTGGTGGCCATTGGCCTGGCCTCGCTGGGCCGCGTCCTGCATCGTCAGCTTCTGGACAACGCCCAG GAGCACAGCCCTGTCCACTACCCCGCGGACGAGGGCAGCGGCCAGGGCCCGCTCTGCTCCCTGGACCACAACCAGGCGCACTTCATCCTGGTGGAGCCTGGGCCCTCCGGGAAGGGGGACGGGCTGACGGAGCTGAGGTTGAAGCTGGAGAAGCACATTTCGGAGCAGAGGACCGGCTATGGGG GCACTGGCAGCATCGAGATCCCCGTCCTCTGTCTGCTGGTCAACGGCGACCCCAGCACCCTGGAG AGGATCTCCAGGGCCGTGGAGCATGCTGCCCCGTGGCTGGTCCTGGCCGGCTCGGGAGGCATCGCGGACGTGCTGGCCGCCTTGATGAACCAGCCCCACCTGCTGGTGCCCCAGGTGGCCGAGAAACAATTGAAAGAGAAGTTTCCGGGCGAACATTTCTGCTGGGAGGACATCGTACACTGGACCGAGCTG CTGCAGAACATCACCTCGCACCCACACCTGCTCACCGTGCACGACTTCGAGCAGGAGGGCACCGAGGAGCTGGACACTGTCATCCTTAAGGCGCTGGTGAAAG CCTGCAAGAGCCACAGCCAGGAGGCGCGGGCCTACCTGGACGAGCTCAAGCTGGCCGTGGCCTGGGACCGCGTGGACATCGCCAGGAGCGAGATCTTCAACGGGGACGTGGAGTGGAAG TCCTGTGACCTGGAGGAAGTGATGATGGACGCGCTGGTGAGTGACAAGCCCGAGTTCGTGCGTCTCTTCGTGGACAACGGCGCCGACGTGGGGGACTTCCTGACGTACGGGCGGCTGCAGCAGCTGTACCGCTCCACGCCCCCCAAGAGCCTGCTGTTCGACCTGCTGCAGCGCAAGCACGAGGAGGGCCGGCTGACCCTGGCCGGCCTGGGCGCCCCGCAGGCCCGCGAGCCGCCCACGGGCCTGCCCGCCTTCTCCCTGCACGAGGTCTCCCGCCTGCTCAAGGACTTCCTGCATGACGCCTGCCGCGGGCTCTACCAGGAG GAGCGGGGACCGGCCAGGCGGCCTGAGGGCCGGAAGTGGCCGCTGGATCTGAACCGGAGGAGCGAGAACCCCTGGCGGGACCTGTTCCTCTGGGCCGTGCTGCAGAACCGCCACGAGATGGCCACTTACTTCTGGGCCATG GGCCAGGAGGGGGTGGCCACCGCTTTGGCCGCCTGCAAGATCCTCAGAGAGATGTCGCACCTGGAGACGGGGGCGGGGGTGCGCCGCCCGGTGAGGGAGGCCAAGTACGAGCAGCTGGCCCTGG GCCTCTTCTCCGAGTGTTACGGCAACAGCGAGGACCGCGCGTTCGCCCTGCTGGTGCGCAGAAACCGCGGCTGGAGCAGGGCCACCTGTCTGCACCTGGCCACCGAGGCCGACACCAAGGCCTTCTTCGCCCATGACGGGGTACAG GCTTTCCTGACCAAGATCTGGTGGGGGGACATGGCGTCGGGCACGCCCATCCTGCGGCTGCTGTGTGCCTTCCTCTGCCCAGCCCTCATCTACACCAACTTCATCACCTTCAG TGAGGAGGCCCCGCTGAGGACGGGCCCCGAGGGCCTGCAGGAGCTGGACAGCCTGGACTCGGAGAAGAGCCTGCTCTGCAGCCCGGGCAGCGG GCCAGAGGAGTCGGCCGAGACACCAAGGGCTCAGGGGGACCCGGGGCCCCGTGCTGCCTTCCTGCTCACGCGCTGGCGCATGTTTTGGGGCGCGCCCGTGACCGTGTTCCTGGGGAACGTGGTCATGTACTTTGCATTCCTCTTCCTGTTCGCCTACGTCCTGCTGGTCGACTTCAGGCCACCTCCTCAGGGGCCGTCAGGGCCTGAGGTCACCCTGTACTTCTGGGTCTTTACATTGGTGCTGGAAGAGATCCGGCAG GGATTCTTCACGGACGAGGACACGCATCTGGTGAAAAAGTTTGCGCTCTACGTGGAGGATAACTGGAACAAGTGTGACATGGTGGCCATCTTCCTCTTCATTGTTGGGGTCACCTGCAG GATGGTGCCCTCGATGTTCGAGGCGGGCCGCACGGTCCTGGCCGTCGACTTCATGGTGTTCACGCTCCGACTCATCCACATCTTTGCCGTGCACAAGCAGCTGGGCCCCAAGATCATCATCGTGGAGCGCATG GAcgtctttttcttcctcttcttcctgagcGTGTGGCTCGTGGCCTACGGCGTGACCACGCAGGCGCTGCTGCACCCCCACGACGGGCGCCTGGAGTGGGTCTTCCGCCGCGTGCTGTACCGGCCCTACCTGCAGATCTTCGGGCAAATCCCGCTGGACGAGATCGATG AAGCCCGCGTGAACTGCTCGCTGCACCCCCTGCTGGAGGAGggctccccctcctgccccaaccTCTACGCCAACTGGCTGGTCATCCTCCTGCTGGTCACCTTCCTGCTGGTCACCAACGTGCTGCTCATGAACCTGCTGATCGCCATGTTCAG CTACACCTTCCAGGTGGTGCAGGGCAACGCGGACACGTTCTGGAAGTTCCAGCGCTACCACCTCATCGTGGAGTACCACCAGCGCCCCGCCCTGGCGCCGCCCTTCATCGTCCTCAGCCACCTGAGCCTGCTGCTCAAGAGGCTGCTCCGGAAAGGGGCCGAGCAGAAGCGGGTGCACCTGG GGAGAGACCTGCCGGAGCCCCTGGACCAGAAGATGGTCACGTGGGAGGCGGTGCAGAAGGAGAACTACCTGGGCAAGCTGGAGAAACAGAGGAAGGGCAGCAAGGACGAGTTGCTGCGGAAAACCGCCCACAG GGTGGACTCTGTTGCCCAGCACCTCGTGGGGCTGAGAGAGCAAGAAAGGTGCATCAAGCGCTTGGAGTCCCAG GTCGACTACTGCACGGTGCTCCTGTCCTCTATGGCCCAGAGCGGCGCCACCTGGA CAGACTCCCAGACCTCTAAAGGTGGACGCCAGCAAGCCTGTGCTGACCGCCGAGGGGCCGCAGACAGCAGCGAGTGCCCAGAGGCTGGCCCGCGGCTCTCGGACACCTGA